The following are encoded in a window of Carya illinoinensis cultivar Pawnee chromosome 15, C.illinoinensisPawnee_v1, whole genome shotgun sequence genomic DNA:
- the LOC122296280 gene encoding disease resistance protein RUN1-like isoform X1 — protein sequence MTSSMAFQSRASSSSSFSSSSFNCPWNHDVFLSFRGEDVRRGFISHLNHALRQNGINIYMDNTNLERGEEISPALFKAIEGSMISIIILSKNYTESRWCLDELLKILDCKETIVLPIFYYVDPSEVRHQKGIFGESFDKLGDKLKDKANMLKWKVALKKVADLSGFSLANFRDESELIQNIIQWVDSRKVLNQTPSSIAVYPIGIKSRIRDIDQHLRIGMNDIILMVGIFGTGGIGKTTIANDIYNKIRFQFEGSCFLRNIREISKQVGGLIQLQNELLFEILGTTSNINDVEKGVEVIRDRLRSKKVLLVLDDVDELAQLKKLARDRAWFGSGSRILITTRDQHLLEAFEVDSKYEVMILDDNEALQLFSLHAFKEKEPPEDFMDISKQVTKYAQGLPLALTVLGSDLKSQSIRQWESALDKYKNIPHGDIQKVLLVGYEGLHDTDKEIFLDIAFFFKGESLENVTKIFDSCGFYPDHGIKRLKDKCLITTTIEWGNERVGMHDLLQDMGREIVRLESSKEPSKRSRLWIHKDIREVLEDSTGPNKIEGMVLDLPKDEEEIRLHPKAFLHMKRLRVFINRNARFSCESNYLSDNYLSEELRVLDWSNYHLPYLPRNFQGKKLIVFRMQHSLIKELGNGFKPKNLTIITFEDCKFLKKIPDLSSLSNLKELAVQFCTRLVEVHDSVGSLDNLSMLDFFCCSKLQILPRSLNLRSLCYLGLRDCPSIRYLPEIECKMESLIELNLRDTAIEELPLSIRNLIRLESLYLKGCKNLMRLPIACIRLQHLRWLEIGGNFPNLVKKMRDDGLSLLAIESTKMEEEMSLREERLHELASPTNSSNGSTGLQLLDLQNCFQSETNFFPISSLFTMFNSSASLCHLYLSSTDIVCLLTSIKDIMSLESLSLSYCCKLEEIPELPPNIRAVDVRGFKSLEIFQKMHENRWNDKVQNPYLCKGVYEYEYDATLFPENQFLEWLSYIHEFIEDSGMVKGPDNYVRPRGEEEWVIDIEGPHNLEEIKGIVLYIIILYKDASVDCTIDHTNAKITSKRSDHVCRVEGVQLVNKGSYRMGNSTGYAIWVGYSNLQSFKLPVLENFQVQFDLRCKGMVWFYKTCRAKVVYKNESKSPLLISSSLRIIFFPFHFVHLILFLG from the exons ATGACTTCTTCTATGGCTTTTCAATCAAgagcttcttcctcttcttcattctCTTCGTCTTCTTTCAACTGTCCATGGAATCATGATGTATTCTTGAGCTTTAGAGGTGAGGATGTTCGCCGTGGCTTTATTTCCCATCTAAATCATGCTTTGCGTCAAAATGGAATCAATATTTACATGGACAACACTAATCTTGAAAGGGGAGAGGAAATTTCACCAGCACTTTTCAAAGCTATTGAAGGGTCAATGATTTCTATCATTatactatctaaaaactataCAGAATCTAGATGGTGCTTAGACGAGCTATTGAAGATTCTTGATTGCAAAGAAACAATTGTTCTACCAATTTTTTACTACGTAGATCCATCGGAAGTACGGCATCAAAAAGGGATTTTTGGAGAATCCTTTGATAAACTTGGAGATAAGCTCAAGGATAAAGCAAATATGCTAAAATGGAAGGTAGCTTTGAAAAAAGTAGCCGATTTGTCTGGCTTCTCATTAGCGAACTTCAG ggATGAGTCAGAATTGATCCAAAATATCATTCAGTGGGTGGACTCGAGAAAAGTACTAAACCAAACACCTTCAAGCATTGCCGTGTATCCAATTGGGATAAAGTCTCGTATACGAGACATTGATCAACATTTACGTATCGGAATGAATGATATTATACTCATGGTAGGGATATTCGGAACCGGTGGAATTGGTAAGACAACTATTGCAAACGATATTTATAACAAGATTCGTTTTCAATTTGAAGGAAGTTGTTTCTTgagaaatattagagaaatttcaaaacaagtGGGAGGTCTGATTCAGCTGCAAAATGAACTTCTTTTCGAGATTTTAGGAACAACATCGAATATTAATGATGTTGAGAAAGGAGTCGAAGTGATTCGGGATAGACTTCGCTCTAAAAAGGTTCTACTAGTTCTTGATGACGTGGATGAGTTGGCCCAACTAAAAAAACTAGCTAGAGATCGTGCTTGGTTTGGTTCGGGAAGTAGAATTCTCataacaacaagagatcaacaCTTATTAGAAGCCTTTGAAGTTGATTCAAAGTACGAGGTGATGATTTTGGATGACAATGAAGCTCTTCAGCTCTTTAGCTTGCATGctttcaaggaaaaagaaccgcCGGAGGATTTTATGGACATATCTAAACAAGTAACAAAATATGCTCAAGGTCTTCCACTAGCTTTAACAGTGCTAGGTTCAGATCTAAAAAGTCAAAGTATACGTCAATGGGAAAGTGCATtggataaatataaaaacattccCCATGGTGATATTCAGAAAGTACTCTTAGTTGGTTATGAAGGTCTGCATGATACTGATAAGGAAATATtccttgatattgcatttttcttcaaaggAGAATCTTTGGAAAATGTCACGAAAATATTTGATTCTTGTGGTTTTTACCCGGATCATGGAATCAAGAGGCTTAAAGACAAGTGTCTTATTACTACTACTATTGAATGGGGTAATGAACGTGTTGGGATGCATGATTTGCTGCAAGATATGGGACGAGAAATTGTTCGACTAGAATCATCCAAAGAACCTAGCAAACGTAGCAGACTGTGGATTCACAAGGATATCCGTGAAGTGTTGGAGGACAGTACG GGGCCAAACAAAATTGAAGGCATGGTATTAGATTTACCTAAAGACGAGGAGGAGATAAGGTTGCATCCGAAAGCATTTCTACACATGAAAAGACTTAGAGTCTTTATAAATCGTAATGCACGTTTTTCTTGTGAATCCAATTATCTCTCCGACAATTATCTCTCCGAAGAGTTAAGAGTCCTTGATTGGAGTAACTATCATTTACCATATTTGCCACGTAATTTCCAAGGGAAGAAACTCATTGTCTTTAGGATGCAGCATAGCCTCATCAAAGAGTTAGGGAATGGATTCAAGCCCAAG aATTTGACGATTATAACTTTCGAAGATTGTAAATTCTTAAAAAAGATTCCGGATCTTTCAAGCctctcaaatttgaaggaattggCTGTCCAATTTTGTACAAGATTAGTTGAGGTGCATGATTCCGTTGGATCTTTGGACAATCTTTccatgttggattttttttgttgctCTAAACTCCAAATCCTTCCAAGAAGCCTCAATTTAAGATCTTTATGCTATCTTGGTCTTCGGGATTGCCCAAGCATTCGTTATCTTCCTGAAATCGAGTGTAAAATGGAATCTTTAATTGAATTGAATCTACGTGACACCGCAATAGAAGAGCTACCTTTATCCATCAGGAACCTCATACGACTCGagtctttatatttaaaaggcTGCAAAAACCTTATGCGTCTCCCAATTGCTTGCATTCGGCTGCAACATTTACGTTGGCTCGAGATTGGTGGTAATTTTCCAAATCTTGTAAAGAAGATGAGGGATGATGGGCTATCCCTTCTAGCTATTGAGTCTACAAAAATGGAAGAGGAGATGTCATTACGTGAAGAACGACTCCATGAATTGGCATCTCCAACGAATTCAAGCAATGGGAGCACTGGATTACAATTGTTGGATCTTCAAAATTGTTTCCAATCAGaaacaaatttctttccaatATCTAGTTTATTTACCATGTTTAACTCCTCTGCCAGTTTGTGTCATTTATATCTATCTTCCACTGATATTGTTTGCCTTCTCACGAGCATCAAAGATATTATGAGCCTCGAATCTCTTTCCTTGAGCTATTGTTGTAAACTTGAAGAAATACCAGAGCTTCCACCAAATATAAGAGCAGTAGATGTTAGGGGATTCAAGTCATTAGAAATATTTCAGAAAATGCATGAGAATAGATGGAATGATAAAGTGCAAAATCCTTATTTGTGCAAG GGAGTCTATGAATATGAATATGATGCTACTTTGTTTCCggaaaatcaatttttagaGTGGTTGAGTTATATTCATGAGTTTATAGAGGATAGTGGAATGGTGAAGGGGCCAGATAATTATGTTAGACCAAGGGGAGAAGAAGAGTGGGTAATAGATATCGAGGGGCCGCACAATTTGGAGGAGATAAAAGGAATTGTACTGTATATCATAATACTTTATAAAGATGCTTCAGTGGATTGTACAATTGATCATACTAATGCTAAGATAACCAGTAAGAGGTCAGATCATGTATGTCGTGTTGAAGGGGTACAATTGGTTAATAAGGGTTCGTACCGCATGGGAAATAGTACTGGATATGCTATTTGGGTGGGGTACTCCAATTTACAATCTTTTAAGCTACCAGTTTTGGAAAATTTCCAAGTTCAATTTGATCTTCGATGTAAAGGGATGGTGTGGTTTTATAAAACTTGCAGAGCCAAAGTTGTATACAAGAATGAAAGTAAGTCCCCTCTTTTAATTTCCTCCTCTCTGCGAATTATATTTTTTCCCTTTCACTTTGTacatttaattttgtttctggGATGA
- the LOC122296959 gene encoding disease resistance protein Roq1-like — MSTGINVIKNKLRYKRVLLILDDVDDWGQLKALAGNCDWFGSGSRFIITRDQNLLSNHKVDATYEVEKLSHYEALKLFIEMERLRKLSLAYTDIKELPLSIGQLIGLEVLDLIGCKNLVHLPTGIL; from the exons ATGTCGACAGGGATCAATGTGATAAAGAATAAACTTCGTTATAAAAGAGTTCTtctaattcttgatgatgtggatgatTGGGGACAGTTGAAAGCTTTGGCCGGAAATTGTGATTGGTTTGGTTCAGGAAGTAGATTCATTATAACAAGGGATCAAAATTTACTAAGTAATCATAAGGTTGATGCAACATATGAAGTGGAGAAATTGAGCCATTATGAAGCTTTGAAGCTATTT ATTGAAATGGAACGTTTAAGGAAGCTTAGCTTAGCATATACCGATATAAAAGAATTGCCTTTATCCATTGGGCAGCTCATTGGGCTTGAAGTATTAGATCTAATAGGCTGCAAAAATCTTGTGCATCTCCCGACTGGCATTCTTTGA